The stretch of DNA GCAGGATGTAATGTGGGGAAAAGAGGAATCATACGTTATGGGGAATAATCTAATAAAAAAGTTTACACGCAGATTAACGCAGATAACCGACCGCCATACGTTCGTACTATTATCTTGAGGTACAGGGCGTATACGGTCGGACGCGGATTTACTAGATATTATTTAAATTTCGTTCACGATGAACATATTTTTTCCATATATGTATTATGTCGTCAAGTATTCCCGAGACACGAACTTTGAACATCCATAATGGTTCATCAAATATCACGATACGCGGAATCTCGTAAGGGTCGTCGTGGCAGGATGCAGTGCGTTCTTCGATGGTGCAGGCAGCACGGAATCCAGCGGCCCGGAGGATCTCTCTGGTCAGGGTAGTAAAATCTTCTGATTTACCAAAAGGGTAGGCGAATAAATCGATCGGCGCTTGGATCTGTCGCTCAAGCTCTTGTTTTGATTTAAGTATTTCTTGCGCTGCTTTATGTTCGTCCAGCTTCGAAAGACGTGGGTGATCGTGCGTGTGCGCTCCAATTGCGGCCCAGGGTGATTGTTTCAGGATTTGCACATCGCCGCTGGTAATGGCGGGCGCCGCGGTGCAGCCGTGTGAATACAGAATTGTTCCATAATCGATGAAGCCCGTAGAAATAAAGAAGGTGGCCGGGATGCGCAAATTTGCAAGTATGGACAGGACATTTTGAGCCCAATCTTTTGTTCCGTCATCGAATGTCACCACTGCTGCACGCGCGGGAAACGGACGTTGATCTTGTATCGCTGTCGCAATTTTCGCAAGGGTAACGATTTGAAAATTTGTTGATAAGTATTCCATCTGACGTGTGTATGTCTCGAGTGAAATATCAAGATGTGCATCGGTTGGCTGGGTAGGGATGCGGTGATAGCAGATGATCCTTGCTCGTTGCGGAGTGAGTTTGGCATAAAGCCAGGAGACACCGGAATAGTAGACGCCAGCGAAGATAATAACGCGTAATATATTTTTTAATTCAGTCCGCAGCGCCGTGGCAGATAAGACGTGCACGCTTTGGGAGGCAAACTTTTTTGCCAGCCGCATAAAGTGAACAAGAATTTTGATTTTTTTAAGAATATTTTTGCACTTGGAGAGAGTTCGGATGTAATAAATATAGAGCGGCGAATCCGGTGCTGCTATAAATTCAAAGTTTTTTGTATCACTCTCCGCAAAACGGCGTTTATACGCCTCATCTCCTCGACCGAAATCATATATCGCAAACTCTCCGGATTGATAGAAAGAATTAATGATGGCGCGCATAAGTAAGAGCGACGGCGAGTAGATGTGGTAGGTAGGATCAAACGTTGTGAGGTACAATGACATCCTCATGGCAGTCGCGAAGTGCCACTGGATTGCGATTATCTCTTTATTCAATTGTAACGTAGCGCAGCGCACAATATCTGAGTTCGAGAACGCGTCAATGAGCGCATGCCAGAAACGGCGCAGGAGAGGATTCTGCATGGGTGAGGAAAAGGATGTTTGCCGGCAGCGTTTAGCCTGTAGTTCGCAAAAGAGATCAAAGAGCCAATGTTTTTCGGCATCGCCGTGATTAAGTGTAATTTTAATGTCTCCCAGTTTTTGCAGTTTCTTCATCTCTTGGTTCAAGTGTTTTTTTGAGAGCTGTCTGATTTTTTGTGCTGTATTCTCTAGTGTCGGCTGCGGGATGAACAATTGGAGATTCGTAGATCCTATGTGCTGGCGGACAAAAGCCGGATGGCTTCGTATTTTATGCAAAAAAACGGAATTTTCTGGCAGTTCTTTAATCCGTACCATATCCCATTCAAATCGTGAATTTGCGATATAATTGCATATTAAGTCAAGCGCGTTCACACTTTCAGCAAGATGAGGAACATCTGCTATATCATTAAGCGGAGTTCCAATAAAAGAGAGCGTGCGCCGGATTTTGGGTAGCCAGCGTTGCGTGACTATCATGCCCGGGAAAAGCGCGCAAATATCATTTTTGTCGTTGACGGCCAGAAGCACAAATAATTTTTTGTCATTTCCGAAATGTTCCCACCAGGTTTTTATCCAGCGAAACGTTTGGAATGCGCTGCCGGCGTTGCTTTGTACTACGCAATGATTCCAAGCGTCCTGCATTTGAGGTGTTATTGCGGAAAGATCAGTGATGCGCATGATGCGATAGCCATTTTGTGATGTGGAGTTTGCGAACACTGATGGAGCGGCTGGCGCGTGTTTCAGTTGGATGGTGTCCCATAGTCTGAGCCGGAGCTTTTGAAAACTGATCAAAGATGACAAAAAATGCCGCAAAGAAGAAGGAATGACACTTGCCATTAACATGACGAGACGGTTGAGACACCCCAATACATAATGGGGATAGTGCGCACGATACCGGATTATCACTTTGAGTGTTTCCCGAAGCAATTGTTTTCGTTTCACAATGCTGACATTATTTCCATGCAAACGAAAGTAACAGAAAGTTGCCGGCAATATGCATAATTTTCCAAGCAATCCCAGTCTCAACCAGAATTCATAGTCTTCCGTATAGGCGAGAGATTCATCGTACCCGCCTGCCTTTAGGGCATGAGCGCGGCGATAACAAACGGTGCTGTGAGGGATGATATTTTCAATCAGGAGTCGTTCGCGTATTCGTCTGTCGTCGTGCCACGGCACAGCACACCTGCGGACGATGCGCTGTGCCGTCTCATTGATCTCGGCCGCATGTCCAGCGACAAGGACTATCTCAGGATCACGATCGAGGATATTAATTTGGCATAAAAGTTTTTCCTTATCATTCCACATATCGTCTCCGTCAAGGATGGCAATATATTCACCTTGGGCGAGCGAAAGTCCATGGTTCAAATTTCGCGCTCTTCCAAGGCGCGTTTGATTTCGGACATAACTGATCCGGAGATCGTTTGCGGCAAGATCTTCTGCTACTGTTTCTGTGTTATCCGTTGAAGCATCATCGAGCACAATCGTTTCCCAATCGGGAAAGGATTGATCTTGGACGCTTCGTATCGCGTCAGCGAGAAACTGTCCTAAATTGCACGTTCTGATAATAATACTCACTTTTGGTTCCATAGGTTATGCTGAGATACTAAGTTGATTAAGTAATCGTTGAGCTTCGTGTTTTTTCGCGTGTATCATGCCTGTCGTGCCGCCCATAAGCGCCCATAATAGCCAGTTTACTGGCGTGCTTCTTAAAATATTATCAGAGATGCTCATGATCAGGAAGGCGGTAATGGTAGCAGCAACTACTATGTATATTTTTTTATCCAGCAGAAAACGCGCCGTGCGGACTCCTTGTATGCACTGTATGAGATTGGCGATGAAGAAGAGGAAATAACTCGCGGCGCCCAGGTATCCGGTTTCCAGCGCCAGGCGGAGATAGTCGTTATGCGCTTCGGTGCCGATGTCAGTGAGATAGCTTACCGTGCTCTCGCGCACCTGTGCATACATGGCCGGGCCATAGCCGAAGATCGGCATGCCGTGCAATTTTACTGATACTTCTTTCCAAGAGCGCAGGCGCCACATAAAGGAATCAGTTTCATCAGAAGGTGGGTGTAGCCGCTGGATGACTTGGCTGCGAGTCATGTCATAACCAGTAGCGGCGAAGATCATGTCGGAGATATGGGGGAAAGCGAAAACGGTAAAGGCGATTAATGCTATTATAATTATTGTTTTCTTTACATGAAAGCAGAGAAAATAAGCGAGAAGAATAATGGCGATGCCAATCCAGGCGCCTCGCGTGTAAGTAAGAAGCAGCAATATCCCCAGCGTGGCAAGGATGAGGGGATAAGGAAGACACGAAAGCCGGGACATTAATTTTTTATCAGATGGCGAGATGAGCGGATTTTGTCGTGATGCCAGGAAACTCAGGATCACCCAAGAGGAAATGGCAATGACGAGGGCGAAAGCAAACGAATTAGGGTGCACGTACGTACCCATAAGACGGTTCTGGATATCAACAGAAAGTCCGGTGCCGCGCGCGAGTTGTACGAGTCCTGCCGTAGCTGGTATGATAATGGCAGATGCGAGGACGCTGATGAGCGCGGTGTAACGCGGCATCGTTTTACAGAAATCGTAGGCAATTATAAAAATGCAGACGAGATTTACGAATTTAATAAGATCTTGCGCGCTTTTTACCGGATCGAGGGAAGTAAACACGCTCGCGGTGCATATAAGGATAAAAATTGCAGGGAAGGCGAGATCGCGAGTCAGGAGAATTGGCCGGAATTGAAAAAAATACCACATACTCCATCCGATAAAAAATAGTCCGATGAGGCCGGCAAGATTAATGGTCATCCCTCCCAGACTGATCAAAGGCACATCGCTCATCACATCGGCGATATTGCGCAGGATGAGAAGCGCGAGGAAGGCATGATGGGGATATCGGAAAAGGAGAGGGGATATGCTCAAGAATAAAAGCATGATAACGTATGGCATAATTGCGGGTGTGCGCAGGATAAAAAACGCTGTCGCAATTATGATTGCGGCGCAGAGAGGCAGAAAGATACTTAGTGTTTCTTTATTCATCGTTATCAGGTTAAATTGATTATTATAGAAGCCATTTATTAAAGCGTAAATTTTAAGTTTTGTCAAGATGCGTATACTCCAAGTAAACAAATTTTATTTCGAACAAGGAGGGGCAGAACGCTACATGTTCGCGCTTTCATCCCTGCTTGAAACGCATGGACACGATGTCATTCCTTTTGCTATGGCTTCAGGAAGAGATAAGCAATATCCACTTAATAGATATTTTGTTTCTAAAATTATTACGGAACGACCACAAGGGGGGTGGGAAGGATTGCGCACCGTTGGGCGGGTATTGTGGTCGAGAGAAGCGGCAACAAAGCTTGATGCGTTGCTTACGCACTATCCTATTGACATTGCGCATCTGCATAATATTTATCATCAGATTTCTCCTTCTATATTGCCGGTTTTAAAAAAACATGGTATACCGATTGTCATGACACTCCATGATTTTCATCTTGTATCACCGGCGTATAACTTATATGCACATGGGGGATATTGCGAACATGCAAAAGGCAGCCGTTTTTTTAATTCCTTCATCCATCGTTGCGTGAAATCCTCTTACTTCGCCAGCGCAGTATGCGCGTTTGAGCTGTGGATTCATCATACCTTAAGGTTATATGAACGGTATGTGGATGCCTTTATTGTACCCAGTGAATTTATGGCGCGTACACTGCAAGAGTGGGGATTTCAGCCAAGGCGCCTTGAGGTTATTCCGAATTTTATTGACGCTAAAGAGTTTTTACCTACGCAGGACATCGGGGATGCTATGCTCTATGTAGGCAGGTTGTCGGAAGAAAAAGGTATACATATATTGCTCGAGTCAGTGAAACAGTTGCCAGATGTGTCATTCATTATTGCCGGAAGCGGTCCCTTGGAGCGCCTCGTGCGCGACTGTGCCGCAAATTGCCTGAATCTTCGTTTTCTGGGGCAGGTCCCGCACTGTGAGCTTGCCCGATTATATGTTCAAGCGAGGGCGGTAATAGTGCCTTCACTCGCGTGTGAAGTTTTCCCCATGGTGATTCTTGAAGCAGGAGCAGCTGGGAGGCCAGTCATCGCATTCGATAAAGGAGGTATCAATGAGATTATTGAGGATGGTTATAATGGCAAATTGATATCGAACGAGCATGATAATGAGATGTTATTGTGTGCCATAAAGGAGATGGAGGAGAATATGGCACATTGCTTGCAGCTAGGCATAAATGCGAGGACTAAAATTAATAATCTTTTTAATACTAAATTTCATATTAATAAAATTATTAAACTCTATTCTTCATTATTATAGTATTGATACTATGAACTTTCATTCTCGTTTTGTCTTATATAATTTAGAAAAAAAGCTGTCTGATCAGTTACGTACTATCTCATCTGAGGGTCGTGAACAAATGTATGCAAAAGTATATCGCGGTTTTTTTGACATGGCGAAACAAATTGAAGGATGGGAGGGAGATGCAGAGATAAAGGAAAATGCAGCTAAAGAATTACAAAAATTAAATCTATTGAGACACCTTGTGCATCCAAACACAACATTCATTGAATTTGGTGCGGGTGATTGTGCACTCGCATTGGCGGTAGCTCGATTTGCAGGATATGTTTATGCCACTGAGACGACCAATATGCTACCCAATAATGTAGCTCTTCCTTCAAATTTTGAGCTCATACTTGTGCCATTACAAGAAAATTTATTAAAACGGGAGAGTATGGATCTCGCATACAGCAATCAATTCATTGAGCACCTTCATCCTGATGATGCAAAGGAGCATATAAAAAAGGTATATTTATTGTTGCGTATGGGCGGGAGATATCTTTGCATGACCCCCAATAAACTGACAGGGCCTCATGATATTTCTCGATACTTTACATCGACGCCAACCGGATTTCATTTAAAAGAATATTCATTTAAAGAGCTTATAAAATTATTTAGAGATAACGGATTCAGTGAACTAATTACCTACATAGGAGGAAAGGGATATTATATGCGTTGTAATATCAATGTAGTACTTTTTATTGAGCGATTGTTTAGTAAGTTGCCGTTAAAGATACGTCAGAATTTTCCATTAGGGGGAGTTCTTAATGTAAGGATTATGGGAGTTAAGTAATAAATAGTGTTTTAATATGCGGATCGGCATTGATGCTTCGCAATTAGTAAAGTGGCAAAAAACCGGAATTGAGTGGTATAGCTATCATGTAGTCAAAGAAATGCGGCATGTGGTTCCGCCGGAACATCGCGTCCGTCTGTATGCGCCTTGTGCCCTTCCTCAGAAATTTTTACCGCTTCCTTCCTATTGGGAGTTAAAGATATTGCGCTGGCCTCTTCCTTGGGGCTGGACTCAACTTCGCCTTGCATGGGAGCTTATACGCAATGCGCCCGATATTTATTTTACCCCGGGTTACATTATTCCTCTACTTTTGAAGGAGAAAGCCGCGGTGAGCATCCATGACGTGGCATTCAGGAATTACCCGTCTGCGTACCGCCATCCTCGCCTAAATGAACTTATCCACCGTTGGAACGCAAAACGTGCGCAGATAATTATAGTGCCTTCAGACGCGACCAAGAAAGCGGTGGTCAACGCATATCATATTGATTCGGAGAAGATTCATGTTATACCTCACGGATATGATCATACGATTTATCATCAATACGGGAAG from Patescibacteria group bacterium encodes:
- a CDS encoding GNAT family N-acetyltransferase, which encodes MEPKVSIIIRTCNLGQFLADAIRSVQDQSFPDWETIVLDDASTDNTETVAEDLAANDLRISYVRNQTRLGRARNLNHGLSLAQGEYIAILDGDDMWNDKEKLLCQINILDRDPEIVLVAGHAAEINETAQRIVRRCAVPWHDDRRIRERLLIENIIPHSTVCYRRAHALKAGGYDESLAYTEDYEFWLRLGLLGKLCILPATFCYFRLHGNNVSIVKRKQLLRETLKVIIRYRAHYPHYVLGCLNRLVMLMASVIPSSLRHFLSSLISFQKLRLRLWDTIQLKHAPAAPSVFANSTSQNGYRIMRITDLSAITPQMQDAWNHCVVQSNAGSAFQTFRWIKTWWEHFGNDKKLFVLLAVNDKNDICALFPGMIVTQRWLPKIRRTLSFIGTPLNDIADVPHLAESVNALDLICNYIANSRFEWDMVRIKELPENSVFLHKIRSHPAFVRQHIGSTNLQLFIPQPTLENTAQKIRQLSKKHLNQEMKKLQKLGDIKITLNHGDAEKHWLFDLFCELQAKRCRQTSFSSPMQNPLLRRFWHALIDAFSNSDIVRCATLQLNKEIIAIQWHFATAMRMSLYLTTFDPTYHIYSPSLLLMRAIINSFYQSGEFAIYDFGRGDEAYKRRFAESDTKNFEFIAAPDSPLYIYYIRTLSKCKNILKKIKILVHFMRLAKKFASQSVHVLSATALRTELKNILRVIIFAGVYYSGVSWLYAKLTPQRARIICYHRIPTQPTDAHLDISLETYTRQMEYLSTNFQIVTLAKIATAIQDQRPFPARAAVVTFDDGTKDWAQNVLSILANLRIPATFFISTGFIDYGTILYSHGCTAAPAITSGDVQILKQSPWAAIGAHTHDHPRLSKLDEHKAAQEILKSKQELERQIQAPIDLFAYPFGKSEDFTTLTREILRAAGFRAACTIEERTASCHDDPYEIPRIVIFDEPLWMFKVRVSGILDDIIHIWKKYVHRERNLNNI
- a CDS encoding O-antigen ligase family protein, with protein sequence MPYVIMLLFLSISPLLFRYPHHAFLALLILRNIADVMSDVPLISLGGMTINLAGLIGLFFIGWSMWYFFQFRPILLTRDLAFPAIFILICTASVFTSLDPVKSAQDLIKFVNLVCIFIIAYDFCKTMPRYTALISVLASAIIIPATAGLVQLARGTGLSVDIQNRLMGTYVHPNSFAFALVIAISSWVILSFLASRQNPLISPSDKKLMSRLSCLPYPLILATLGILLLLTYTRGAWIGIAIILLAYFLCFHVKKTIIIIALIAFTVFAFPHISDMIFAATGYDMTRSQVIQRLHPPSDETDSFMWRLRSWKEVSVKLHGMPIFGYGPAMYAQVRESTVSYLTDIGTEAHNDYLRLALETGYLGAASYFLFFIANLIQCIQGVRTARFLLDKKIYIVVAATITAFLIMSISDNILRSTPVNWLLWALMGGTTGMIHAKKHEAQRLLNQLSISA
- a CDS encoding glycosyltransferase, whose amino-acid sequence is MRILQVNKFYFEQGGAERYMFALSSLLETHGHDVIPFAMASGRDKQYPLNRYFVSKIITERPQGGWEGLRTVGRVLWSREAATKLDALLTHYPIDIAHLHNIYHQISPSILPVLKKHGIPIVMTLHDFHLVSPAYNLYAHGGYCEHAKGSRFFNSFIHRCVKSSYFASAVCAFELWIHHTLRLYERYVDAFIVPSEFMARTLQEWGFQPRRLEVIPNFIDAKEFLPTQDIGDAMLYVGRLSEEKGIHILLESVKQLPDVSFIIAGSGPLERLVRDCAANCLNLRFLGQVPHCELARLYVQARAVIVPSLACEVFPMVILEAGAAGRPVIAFDKGGINEIIEDGYNGKLISNEHDNEMLLCAIKEMEENMAHCLQLGINARTKINNLFNTKFHINKIIKLYSSLL
- a CDS encoding class I SAM-dependent methyltransferase, coding for MNFHSRFVLYNLEKKLSDQLRTISSEGREQMYAKVYRGFFDMAKQIEGWEGDAEIKENAAKELQKLNLLRHLVHPNTTFIEFGAGDCALALAVARFAGYVYATETTNMLPNNVALPSNFELILVPLQENLLKRESMDLAYSNQFIEHLHPDDAKEHIKKVYLLLRMGGRYLCMTPNKLTGPHDISRYFTSTPTGFHLKEYSFKELIKLFRDNGFSELITYIGGKGYYMRCNINVVLFIERLFSKLPLKIRQNFPLGGVLNVRIMGVK